In the genome of Opitutia bacterium KCR 482, one region contains:
- a CDS encoding DUF6876 family protein — MKTTKPEPTTAAELEAALSGYIGTEHYYTSPTFGARGLRYTDGIRAMAELAGAYWLLDTIHAAAIDNPQFKASLWAVRMESENDKGRLLIAFDFRDDGTPIDSRDNVGQADFSQEFDYTDFPAGAFNFYIHGGVILLQSEY, encoded by the coding sequence ATGAAGACAACCAAACCCGAACCCACCACCGCCGCCGAACTCGAAGCCGCTTTAAGCGGCTACATCGGAACGGAACACTACTACACAAGCCCGACATTCGGCGCGCGCGGCTTGCGCTACACCGACGGAATCCGCGCAATGGCGGAACTTGCGGGCGCGTACTGGCTGCTCGACACAATCCACGCGGCCGCAATAGACAACCCGCAATTTAAGGCAAGTTTGTGGGCGGTCAGAATGGAGAGCGAAAACGACAAAGGCAGGCTTTTAATAGCGTTCGACTTTCGCGACGACGGCACGCCCATCGACTCGCGCGACAACGTCGGGCAAGCCGATTTTTCGCAGGAGTTTGACTATACCGACTTCCCCGCAGGCGCGTTCAACTTCTATATCCACGGCGGCGTAATTCTGCTTCAATCCGAATACTAA
- a CDS encoding site-specific DNA-methyltransferase gives MPTLDWIGKKAVLNHHREVPYRIMTEESTLCYGQKDSGNLIVEGDNLEALRALLPYYKGKVKCIYIDPPYNTGEEKWVYNDNVNSPEIKKWLGKVVGREMEDLSRHDKWLCMMYPRLSLLKEFLCENGAIFISLDDNEQPSLRFILDEILGSHNFVATFIWKKKGTSTNVRGVSTSTLTEYITCYKKKNSAINLRVKSKKTRMHPCSDELGNYRTTVIEKKGEGEYARATMLFEILGQKPRDGKRWQIGLELARELEKKNRFILDNGIVKLKIYDFEEKDTFSAQPNILEFEDEGTEDILENEEKFWDKYGSTEKGTKDLKAINSSFNFDNPKPVELIKHIINISSDKDSIILDSFAGSGTTAQAVMELNKEDGGNRKFVCVEMLPEIAENVTSKRAQKVIDKLKIKDLEGFKFVRLGEQMFSANGDINPKIGYADLARHVFFMATGTPLDSAKTEFDSPLVGVSNDVAIYLLYNGILKDSSVQGGNRLTQKVLATLPKHNGVKIIYGTACGLSESVLRKNNIVFRQIPYTIFDR, from the coding sequence ATGCCTACACTGGATTGGATAGGGAAAAAAGCAGTATTAAACCATCATAGAGAAGTTCCGTATAGAATTATGACAGAAGAATCTACGCTTTGTTATGGGCAAAAGGATTCAGGAAATCTCATTGTTGAAGGAGATAATCTTGAAGCTCTTAGAGCTTTACTTCCTTATTATAAAGGTAAAGTAAAATGTATTTACATAGATCCCCCATACAATACTGGCGAAGAGAAATGGGTTTATAATGATAATGTAAATTCGCCAGAAATAAAGAAGTGGCTCGGGAAAGTTGTTGGTAGAGAAATGGAGGATCTTTCTCGCCATGACAAATGGCTTTGTATGATGTATCCTCGTCTTTCATTGTTAAAAGAATTTTTATGTGAAAATGGTGCAATTTTCATTAGTTTGGACGATAATGAACAACCATCATTGCGATTTATCTTAGATGAAATTTTAGGAAGTCATAATTTTGTCGCTACTTTTATTTGGAAAAAAAAGGGTACGTCAACAAATGTTCGAGGCGTTTCTACAAGTACACTAACTGAGTATATAACTTGTTATAAGAAAAAAAATTCAGCAATAAATTTACGAGTTAAATCCAAAAAAACAAGGATGCATCCTTGTTCTGATGAATTAGGAAATTACAGAACTACTGTAATCGAAAAAAAAGGAGAAGGAGAATATGCTCGTGCTACAATGTTGTTTGAAATTTTGGGACAAAAACCACGAGATGGGAAAAGATGGCAGATAGGATTAGAGTTAGCTCGTGAATTAGAAAAGAAAAATAGATTCATATTAGATAATGGTATTGTAAAATTAAAAATATACGACTTTGAAGAAAAAGATACATTTTCCGCACAACCAAATATACTTGAATTCGAGGATGAAGGAACTGAAGATATCTTAGAAAACGAAGAAAAATTTTGGGATAAATATGGTTCAACTGAAAAAGGAACAAAGGATTTAAAAGCAATAAATTCTTCTTTTAACTTTGATAATCCAAAGCCTGTTGAATTAATTAAACATATTATAAATATATCTTCTGATAAAGATTCTATAATTCTAGACTCGTTTGCAGGCAGCGGAACAACCGCTCAAGCTGTGATGGAATTAAATAAAGAAGATGGCGGAAATCGCAAGTTTGTCTGCGTAGAGATGCTCCCAGAAATCGCTGAAAACGTCACTTCTAAGCGAGCACAAAAGGTTATAGACAAACTTAAAATAAAAGATTTAGAAGGCTTCAAATTTGTTAGGCTTGGTGAACAAATGTTTTCTGCGAACGGCGACATCAATCCAAAAATTGGATACGCCGATTTAGCACGACACGTTTTCTTCATGGCGACAGGCACTCCGCTTGATTCAGCAAAGACTGAATTTGATTCTCCTCTTGTGGGAGTTTCAAATGATGTTGCTATTTACTTACTTTATAACGGTATTCTAAAAGATTCTTCTGTGCAAGGAGGGAATAGATTAACTCAAAAGGTTTTGGCAACTCTCCCAAAACATAACGGCGTAAAAATTATATACGGAACTGCTTGCGGACTAAGTGAATCAGTATTGCGGAAAAACAATATAGTATTCCGCCAAATTCCATACACAATTTTCGACAGATAG